In the Zingiber officinale cultivar Zhangliang chromosome 5A, Zo_v1.1, whole genome shotgun sequence genome, CTGAGTTGAGGAGAGGACCGTGGACGACGGAAGAGGACATCGTCCTGATGAATTATATCGCTGTTAATGGCGAAGGGAAGTGGAATTATCTGGCTCGTTGCGCAGGTATTCATTTACTGCGCTGAAGATGATTGctctgtttttttttcccttgggAGGAAGAATAAAAATTGGATTTTTGGAACAGGGCTGAGAAGGACAGGGAAGAGCTGTCGCCTCCGGTGGCTGAACTATCTCCGTCCGGACGTCCGGCGAGGCAACATCACGCCGGAGGAGCAACTGCTCATCTTGGAACTCCACTCGCGCTGGGGGAACAGGTAGTCGATTGAATTATGTGTTTGAATATGAATTTTATTCATAAATTGTCGGGGATTAAATTAATACTCGTCTGCACTCTTGCGAAGATGGTCGAAAATAGCGCAGTATTTGCCGGGAagaaccgacaacgagatcaagAACTACTGGAGAACGCGAGTGCAGAAGCACGCGAAGCAGCTCAAATGCGACGTCAACAGCCAGCAGTTCAAGGACATCATGCGTTACCTGTGGATGCCCCGCCTGCTCGAGCGAATCGGCGTGGCctcaggcggcggcggcggcggcgactcAGCGGCCGCAGCCGCGGAGACTCCGGCGACCTGCAGCGACTTCCCGATATCCGAACGGGCGGCGGAGGCGAAGCCCAGCCCGGAGAATTCGAGCGCCGCGGGGTCTTCCTCCACGACGTCGGTGGATTCGCTCAGCATGCAGCTCTCGCCGCAACCGGTTTCCGGCGGCGGCCTGATGCAGCCGGCCGGTGAGTTATGGACGGAATCGCTGATGAACGCCGTCGACTTCCCGGAGTTCGAGCAGATGGTGTGGCCGGCGGGGGAGAATTTGTGGAGCGTGGATGACATCTGGTCGATGCAACAACAATTTTAACCGGAATCGAATGAATATTTTCACGGAAGGTGGAGAAGTGGAAAGAAGCATTAAAATTCTCTTCGATTTTGTAGAGAAGAACTAACACATGACACATGATCACTGTAGCTTCctcccacttcttcttcttcttcttcttcttcttcttcaaataATTTCTGTAAGTGTGATTCTTCAGATTAACTTGTGCATGATTTTATGTTGAAACAT is a window encoding:
- the LOC121981836 gene encoding transcription factor MYB2-like, which gives rise to MESHSSVAASEEEAELRRGPWTTEEDIVLMNYIAVNGEGKWNYLARCAGLRRTGKSCRLRWLNYLRPDVRRGNITPEEQLLILELHSRWGNRWSKIAQYLPGRTDNEIKNYWRTRVQKHAKQLKCDVNSQQFKDIMRYLWMPRLLERIGVASGGGGGGDSAAAAAETPATCSDFPISERAAEAKPSPENSSAAGSSSTTSVDSLSMQLSPQPVSGGGLMQPAGELWTESLMNAVDFPEFEQMVWPAGENLWSVDDIWSMQQQF